The Salvelinus namaycush isolate Seneca unplaced genomic scaffold, SaNama_1.0 Scaffold2470, whole genome shotgun sequence genome window below encodes:
- the LOC120039001 gene encoding elongation of very long chain fatty acids protein 4-like isoform X1, protein MELTTHLINDTINLYKWALTIADKRVEKWPLMDNPLPTLAISSSYLLFLWLGPKYMQNREPFQLKKTLILYNFSMVVFNFFICKELFLAARAAGYSYICQSVDYSDDPNEVRIAAALWWYFISKGVEYLDTVFFILRKKFNQVSFLHVYHHCTMFTLWWIGIKWVAGGQSFFGAHMNAAIHVLMYLYYGLASFGPKIQKYLWWKKYLTVIQMIQFHVTIGHTALSLYMDCEFPHWMHYALICYALTFIALFGNFYYQTYRRTPRQPREPKASKALSNGVSNGLSKGLGNGAVVVVGGKVEEKERSSGVDNGNGRRKRKGRAKRD, encoded by the exons ATGGAGCTCACCACACATCTGATAAATGATACCATTAATTTATATAAATGGGCCCTTACCATCGCAG ACAAACGAGTGGAGAAATGGCCCCTGATGGACAACCCCCTCCCAACGCTGGCCATCAGTTCCTCCTACCTGCTGTTCCTGTGGCTGGGGCCCAAGTACATGCAGAACAGAGAACCCTTCCAGCTCAAGAAGACACTCATCCTCTACAACTTCAGCATGGTCGTCTTCAACTTCTTCATCTGCAAAGAG CTCTTCCTGGCGGCTCGGGCGGCCGGATACAGCTACATCTGCCAGTCTGTTGACTACTCAGACGATCCCAATGAAGTCCGG ATAGCAGCAGCCTTGTGGTGGTATTTCATCTCTAAAGGAGTAGAGTACCTGGACACGGTGTTCTTCATCCTGAGGAAGAAGTTTAACCAGGTCAGCTTCCTACACGTCTACCACCACTGTACCATGTTCACTCTCTGGTGGATCGGCATCAAGTGGGTCGCTGGCGGACAGT CCTTCTTTGGTGCACACATGAACGCAGCCATCCATGTCCTGATGTATCTGTACTATGGTCTGGCCTCCTTTGGACCCAAGATCCAGAAGTACCTGTGGTGGAAGAAGTACCTGACTGTCATACAGATG ATCCAGTTCCATGTCACCATCGGCCACACTGCCCTGTCCCTCTACATGGACTGTGAGTTTCCCCACTGGATGCACTACGCCCTTATCTGCTACGCCCTCACCTTCATCGCCCTGTTCGGTAACTTCTACTACCAGACGTATCGTCGCACGCCACGCCAACCCAGGGAGCCCAAGGCCTCCAAGGCTCTGTCTAACGGGGTCTCCAACGGGCTGTCCAAGGGACTGGGGAATGGagcggtggtggtggtagggggcaAGGTGGAGGAAAAGGAGAGGTCGTCAGGGGTGGACAACGGGAATGGAAGgagaaagaggaaggggagggccAAGAGGGattag
- the LOC120039001 gene encoding elongation of very long chain fatty acids protein 4-like isoform X2 → MELTTHLINDTINLYKWALTIADKRVEKWPLMDNPLPTLAISSSYLLFLWLGPKYMQNREPFQLKKTLILYNFSMVVFNFFICKELFLAARAAGYSYICQSVDYSDDPNEVRIAAALWWYFISKGVEYLDTVFFILRKKFNQVSFLHVYHHCTMFTLWWIGIKWVAGGQSFFGAHMNAAIHVLMYLYYGLASFGPKIQKYLWWKKYLTVIQMIQFHVTIGHTALSLYMDCEFPHWMHYALICYALTFIALFGNFYYQTYRRTPRQPREPKASKALSNGVSNGLSKGLGNGAVVVVGGKVEEKERRKRKGRAKRD, encoded by the exons ATGGAGCTCACCACACATCTGATAAATGATACCATTAATTTATATAAATGGGCCCTTACCATCGCAG ACAAACGAGTGGAGAAATGGCCCCTGATGGACAACCCCCTCCCAACGCTGGCCATCAGTTCCTCCTACCTGCTGTTCCTGTGGCTGGGGCCCAAGTACATGCAGAACAGAGAACCCTTCCAGCTCAAGAAGACACTCATCCTCTACAACTTCAGCATGGTCGTCTTCAACTTCTTCATCTGCAAAGAG CTCTTCCTGGCGGCTCGGGCGGCCGGATACAGCTACATCTGCCAGTCTGTTGACTACTCAGACGATCCCAATGAAGTCCGG ATAGCAGCAGCCTTGTGGTGGTATTTCATCTCTAAAGGAGTAGAGTACCTGGACACGGTGTTCTTCATCCTGAGGAAGAAGTTTAACCAGGTCAGCTTCCTACACGTCTACCACCACTGTACCATGTTCACTCTCTGGTGGATCGGCATCAAGTGGGTCGCTGGCGGACAGT CCTTCTTTGGTGCACACATGAACGCAGCCATCCATGTCCTGATGTATCTGTACTATGGTCTGGCCTCCTTTGGACCCAAGATCCAGAAGTACCTGTGGTGGAAGAAGTACCTGACTGTCATACAGATG ATCCAGTTCCATGTCACCATCGGCCACACTGCCCTGTCCCTCTACATGGACTGTGAGTTTCCCCACTGGATGCACTACGCCCTTATCTGCTACGCCCTCACCTTCATCGCCCTGTTCGGTAACTTCTACTACCAGACGTATCGTCGCACGCCACGCCAACCCAGGGAGCCCAAGGCCTCCAAGGCTCTGTCTAACGGGGTCTCCAACGGGCTGTCCAAGGGACTGGGGAATGGagcggtggtggtggtagggggcaAGGTGGAGGAAAAGGAGAG gagaaagaggaaggggagggccAAGAGGGattag